Proteins from a genomic interval of Pseudomonas anuradhapurensis:
- the rplK gene encoding 50S ribosomal protein L11, producing MAKKIQAYIKLQVKAGQANPSPPVGPALGQHGVNIMEFCKAFNARTQGQEAGLPTPVIITVYSDRSFTFETKSTPASVLLKKAAGLTSGSARPNTVKVGTVTRAQLEDIAKAKQADLTAADLDAAVRTIAGSARSMGLNVEGV from the coding sequence ATGGCTAAGAAGATTCAGGCTTACATCAAGCTGCAAGTTAAGGCCGGCCAGGCCAACCCAAGCCCACCCGTTGGTCCAGCACTGGGTCAACACGGTGTGAACATCATGGAATTCTGCAAGGCCTTCAACGCCCGTACTCAGGGTCAAGAAGCCGGCCTGCCGACTCCTGTGATCATCACTGTCTACAGCGACCGTAGCTTCACCTTCGAGACCAAGAGCACCCCTGCCTCGGTTCTGCTGAAGAAAGCTGCTGGCCTGACCAGTGGTTCGGCTCGCCCGAACACCGTTAAAGTCGGTACCGTTACCCGCGCTCAGCTGGAAGACATCGCCAAAGCCAAACAGGCTGACCTGACTGCCGCTGACCTGGACGCTGCTGTACGCACCATCGCTGGCTCTGCCCGCAGCATGGGCCTGAACGTGGAGGGTGTGTAA
- the secE gene encoding preprotein translocase subunit SecE, with translation MTPKTEAQESRFDLFKWLAVVALVVVGVVGNQYYSASPILYRVLALLVLAAVAGFVALQTAKGKSFFALAKEARTEIRKVVWPTRQETTQTTLIVVAVVLVMALLLWGLDSLLGWAVSLIVG, from the coding sequence ATGACTCCCAAAACTGAAGCCCAAGAATCGCGTTTTGATCTGTTCAAGTGGCTGGCTGTAGTGGCTTTGGTGGTTGTCGGCGTAGTGGGTAATCAGTATTACTCCGCCTCTCCGATCCTGTATCGCGTCCTTGCACTTCTCGTCCTGGCTGCTGTCGCGGGCTTTGTAGCTCTGCAGACTGCGAAGGGCAAGTCGTTCTTTGCGCTGGCGAAGGAAGCTCGTACCGAGATTCGTAAAGTCGTGTGGCCGACCCGCCAGGAAACCACCCAGACCACGCTGATTGTCGTGGCTGTCGTGCTGGTTATGGCACTGCTGCTGTGGGGTCTTGATTCCCTGCTCGGCTGGGCGGTCTCCTTGATCGTTGGCTAA
- the rplJ gene encoding 50S ribosomal protein L10, whose product MAIKLEDKKAIVAEVNEAAKVALSAVVADARGVTVGAMTGLRKEAREAGVYVRVVRNTLLKRAVEGTEFSILNDAFKGPTLIAFSNEHPGAAARLFKEFAKGQDKFEIKAAAFDGKFLAANQIDVLATLPTRDEAIAQLMSVIQGATSKLARTLAALRDQKEAAAA is encoded by the coding sequence GTGGCAATTAAACTCGAAGACAAGAAGGCCATCGTCGCTGAAGTCAACGAGGCTGCCAAAGTCGCTCTGTCCGCTGTCGTGGCTGATGCCCGTGGTGTGACTGTAGGCGCAATGACCGGACTCCGTAAAGAGGCCCGCGAAGCTGGCGTTTACGTACGTGTCGTACGTAACACCCTGCTGAAGCGCGCTGTTGAAGGCACCGAATTCTCGATCCTCAACGACGCGTTCAAAGGCCCGACCCTGATTGCTTTCTCCAACGAACACCCGGGCGCTGCTGCCCGTCTGTTCAAAGAGTTCGCCAAGGGTCAGGACAAGTTCGAGATCAAGGCAGCTGCGTTCGACGGCAAGTTCCTTGCCGCTAACCAGATCGACGTGCTGGCAACCCTGCCAACTCGCGACGAGGCTATCGCACAGCTGATGAGCGTAATCCAAGGTGCAACCAGCAAGCTGGCTCGTACCCTGGCAGCTCTGCGCGACCAGAAAGAAGCTGCTGCTGCCTAA
- a CDS encoding anhydro-N-acetylmuramic acid kinase, producing the protein MALYLGVMSGTSLDGLDIALIAQGEQPELLATHYLPMPGDLRQELLALCSSGADEIARAALAENRWATLASEGIRQLLADQGLQADAIRAIGSHGQTIRHEPARGFTVQIGNPALLAELTGISVVADFRRRDVAAGGQGAPLVPAFHETLFSHLGQRLAVLNVGGFSNLSLIEHDKPVHGFDCGPGNVLLDAWIERKRGQAYDADGAWAATGRVQADLLDTLLADPFFAGSGPKSTGREVFNLAWLDGHLARLPAYRDEDVQATLLELTARSIIDSLSNAQQGTEALLVCGGGARNGALMARLGQLLPAARVASTGIHGVDPDWVEAMAFAWLAHCCLEGIAANRPSVTAAKGLRVLGAIYPA; encoded by the coding sequence ATGGCGCTCTACCTGGGGGTGATGTCCGGCACCAGCCTCGATGGCCTGGACATTGCCCTGATCGCACAAGGCGAGCAGCCTGAGCTGCTCGCCACCCACTACCTGCCCATGCCCGGCGACCTGCGCCAGGAGCTGCTTGCCTTGTGCAGCAGCGGCGCGGACGAGATCGCGCGCGCCGCGCTGGCAGAAAACCGCTGGGCCACGCTTGCCAGCGAAGGCATCCGCCAGCTGCTGGCCGACCAGGGGCTGCAGGCCGACGCCATCCGCGCCATTGGCAGCCATGGCCAGACCATCCGTCACGAGCCCGCGCGCGGCTTTACCGTACAAATCGGCAACCCGGCGCTGCTGGCCGAGCTTACCGGCATCAGTGTGGTCGCTGATTTCCGCCGCCGCGATGTGGCAGCCGGTGGCCAAGGTGCACCGCTGGTCCCGGCCTTCCACGAGACCTTGTTCAGCCATCTCGGGCAGCGCCTGGCCGTGCTCAACGTCGGCGGTTTCAGCAACCTCAGCCTGATCGAACACGACAAGCCGGTCCATGGCTTCGATTGTGGCCCCGGTAACGTATTGCTGGATGCCTGGATCGAGCGCAAGCGCGGCCAGGCCTATGATGCGGATGGTGCCTGGGCGGCTACCGGCAGGGTACAGGCGGACTTGCTCGACACCCTGCTGGCCGACCCGTTCTTCGCAGGCAGCGGCCCGAAGAGTACAGGCCGCGAAGTGTTCAACCTGGCCTGGCTGGATGGCCACCTCGCTCGCCTCCCTGCTTATCGCGACGAGGATGTGCAGGCGACGCTGCTGGAGCTGACCGCACGCAGCATCATCGACTCGCTGAGCAATGCCCAGCAAGGCACCGAAGCGCTGCTGGTGTGCGGTGGCGGCGCGCGCAATGGCGCCCTGATGGCGCGCCTCGGCCAACTGCTACCCGCAGCCCGGGTCGCCAGTACCGGCATCCATGGCGTTGACCCGGACTGGGTCGAGGCCATGGCGTTCGCCTGGCTGGCCCATTGCTGCCTGGAAGGTATCGCGGCCAATCGCCCCAGCGTGACAGCGGCCAAGGGCCTGCGTGTACTGGGTGCGATCTACCCGGCCTGA
- a CDS encoding pantothenate kinase, whose translation MILELDCGNSFIKWRVIHVADAAIESGGIVDSDQALVAEVAALASVRLTGCRIVSVRSEDETDALCALIAQAFAVQALVAHPAREMAGVRNGYDDYQRLGMDRWLAALGAFHLAKGACLVIDLGTAAKADFVAADGEHLGGYICPGMPLMRSQLRTHTRRIRYDDASAERALTSLAPGRSTVEAVERGCVLMLQGFARTQLDQARALWGEDFAVFLTGGDAPLVREAVPQARVVPDLVFVGLAMACPLD comes from the coding sequence ATGATTCTTGAGCTCGATTGCGGTAACAGCTTTATCAAGTGGCGGGTAATCCATGTCGCTGATGCAGCGATTGAGAGCGGCGGTATCGTCGACTCGGATCAGGCCTTGGTGGCTGAAGTGGCTGCGCTGGCTTCGGTGCGTTTGACCGGCTGCCGTATTGTCAGTGTGCGCAGTGAGGATGAAACCGACGCGCTTTGCGCATTGATTGCCCAGGCATTTGCCGTGCAGGCGCTCGTGGCTCACCCAGCCCGGGAAATGGCCGGGGTGCGCAATGGCTATGACGACTACCAGCGCCTGGGCATGGATCGTTGGTTGGCAGCGCTGGGGGCGTTCCACCTGGCCAAAGGTGCTTGCCTGGTCATTGACCTGGGGACGGCTGCAAAAGCGGATTTCGTTGCTGCGGACGGCGAGCACCTGGGTGGCTACATCTGTCCGGGCATGCCGTTGATGCGCAGCCAGTTGCGCACGCACACCCGACGTATTCGTTATGACGATGCTTCCGCTGAGCGTGCTTTGACCAGCCTGGCGCCTGGGCGCTCGACTGTCGAAGCGGTCGAACGCGGCTGCGTATTGATGCTCCAGGGTTTTGCGCGTACCCAGCTCGATCAGGCGCGTGCCTTGTGGGGGGAAGATTTCGCAGTGTTCCTTACCGGAGGTGATGCGCCGCTGGTGAGGGAGGCTGTGCCACAGGCGCGGGTCGTGCCTGACCTGGTTTTCGTTGGCCTGGCCATGGCCTGCCCATTGGATTGA
- the tyrS gene encoding tyrosine--tRNA ligase, translating into MKSVEEQLALIKRGAEEVLVESELVEKLKRGQPLRIKAGFDPTAPDLHLGHTVLINKLRQFQDLGHQVIFLIGDFTGMIGDPSGKSATRPPLTREQVLENAETYKQQVFKILDPAKTEVAFNSTWMDKLTPADFIRLASQYTVARMLERDDFHKRYTTSQPIAIHEFLYPLVQGYDSVALKADVELGGTDQKFNLLMGRELQRAYGQEVQNIVTMPLLEGLDGVKKMSKSLGNYVGIQEAPGVMYSKLVSIPDTLMWRYFELLSFRSMEEIEQFRADVANGANPRDIKIKLAEEIVARFHGEEAAANAHRAAGNRMKDGELPEDLPEVEVAAAESLPIAAVLNRAGLVKNSAQARDLLSGGAVKVDGAVVDRDFVFALGATHVCQAGKKSFARVTLKAE; encoded by the coding sequence ATGAAGTCGGTTGAAGAGCAGCTGGCGCTTATCAAGCGCGGTGCGGAAGAAGTACTGGTCGAGTCGGAACTGGTGGAGAAGCTCAAGCGCGGCCAGCCTCTGCGCATCAAGGCCGGCTTCGACCCGACCGCGCCGGACCTGCACCTTGGGCACACGGTGCTGATCAACAAGCTGCGTCAGTTCCAGGACCTCGGGCACCAGGTCATCTTCCTGATCGGTGACTTCACCGGCATGATCGGCGACCCGAGCGGCAAGAGTGCCACCCGCCCGCCGCTGACTCGCGAGCAGGTGCTGGAGAACGCCGAGACCTACAAGCAGCAGGTGTTCAAGATCCTCGACCCGGCCAAGACCGAGGTCGCGTTCAATTCCACCTGGATGGACAAGCTGACCCCGGCTGACTTCATTCGCCTGGCTTCGCAGTACACCGTGGCGCGCATGCTCGAGCGTGACGACTTCCACAAGCGCTACACCACCAGCCAGCCGATCGCCATTCACGAGTTCCTGTACCCGCTGGTGCAGGGCTACGACTCGGTGGCGCTGAAGGCCGATGTCGAACTGGGTGGTACCGACCAGAAATTCAACCTGCTGATGGGGCGCGAGTTGCAGCGTGCCTATGGCCAGGAAGTGCAGAACATCGTGACCATGCCGTTGCTCGAAGGGCTCGACGGTGTGAAGAAGATGTCCAAGTCGCTGGGCAACTACGTAGGTATCCAGGAAGCACCGGGGGTGATGTACAGCAAGCTGGTATCGATCCCGGATACCTTGATGTGGCGTTACTTCGAGCTGCTGAGCTTCCGCTCGATGGAGGAGATCGAGCAGTTCCGTGCCGACGTCGCCAATGGTGCCAACCCGCGCGATATCAAGATCAAGCTGGCGGAAGAAATCGTGGCGCGCTTCCATGGCGAAGAGGCTGCGGCCAATGCCCACCGTGCAGCAGGTAACCGCATGAAGGATGGCGAGTTGCCAGAAGATCTGCCGGAGGTCGAAGTGGCTGCGGCGGAAAGCCTGCCGATTGCTGCCGTGCTGAACCGGGCTGGCCTGGTCAAGAACTCGGCGCAGGCTCGGGACCTGCTGAGTGGGGGGGCGGTGAAGGTTGATGGTGCGGTGGTTGATCGCGATTTCGTGTTTGCGCTGGGTGCTACGCATGTGTGCCAGGCGGGCAAGAAGTCGTTTGCGCGGGTTACCCTCAAGGCTGAGTGA
- the tuf gene encoding elongation factor Tu, with protein sequence MAKEKFDRSLPHVNVGTIGHVDHGKTTLTAALTRVCSEVFGSAVVEFDKIDSAPEEKARGITINTAHVEYNSNIRHYAHVDCPGHADYVKNMITGAAQMDGAILVCSAADGPMPQTREHILLSRQVGVPYIVVFLNKADLVDDAELLELVEMEVRDLLSTYDFPGDDTPIIIGSARMALEGKDDNEMGTTAVKKLVETLDAYIPEPIRAVDQPFLMPIEDVFSISGRGTVVTGRIERGIVRVQDPLEIVGLRPTTNTTCTGVEMFRKLLDEGRAGENCGVLLRGTKRDEVERGQVLVKPGSVKPHTKFTAEVYVLSKEEGGRHTPFFKGYRPQFYFRTTDVTGNCELPEGVEMVMPGDNIQMTVTLIKTIAMEDGLRFAIREGGRTVGAGVVAKIIE encoded by the coding sequence ATGGCTAAGGAAAAGTTTGATCGTTCCCTTCCCCACGTTAACGTCGGCACTATCGGCCACGTTGACCACGGTAAGACCACTCTGACCGCAGCTCTGACTCGCGTCTGCTCCGAAGTATTCGGTTCGGCAGTCGTTGAGTTCGACAAGATCGACTCGGCTCCGGAAGAAAAAGCGCGCGGTATCACCATCAACACCGCTCATGTCGAGTACAACTCGAACATTCGTCACTACGCTCACGTTGACTGCCCAGGTCACGCTGACTACGTGAAGAACATGATCACCGGTGCTGCCCAGATGGACGGCGCGATCCTGGTTTGCTCGGCCGCTGATGGTCCGATGCCACAAACCCGTGAGCACATCCTGCTGTCCCGTCAGGTAGGCGTTCCGTACATCGTGGTCTTCCTGAACAAGGCTGACCTGGTAGACGACGCTGAGCTGCTGGAACTGGTCGAGATGGAAGTTCGCGACCTGCTGTCCACCTACGACTTCCCAGGCGACGACACCCCGATCATCATCGGTTCGGCTCGTATGGCGCTGGAAGGCAAAGACGACAACGAAATGGGTACTACCGCTGTCAAGAAGCTGGTAGAAACTCTGGATGCCTACATCCCTGAGCCAATCCGTGCCGTTGACCAGCCGTTCCTGATGCCGATCGAAGACGTATTCTCGATCTCGGGTCGTGGTACCGTTGTTACCGGTCGTATCGAGCGTGGTATCGTCCGCGTTCAGGATCCGCTGGAAATCGTTGGCCTGCGCCCAACCACCAACACCACCTGCACCGGTGTTGAAATGTTCCGCAAGCTGCTGGACGAAGGCCGCGCTGGCGAGAACTGCGGCGTTCTGCTGCGTGGTACCAAGCGTGACGAAGTTGAGCGTGGTCAGGTTCTGGTCAAGCCAGGTTCGGTCAAGCCGCACACCAAGTTCACCGCAGAAGTCTACGTTCTGTCGAAGGAAGAAGGCGGCCGTCACACTCCGTTCTTCAAAGGCTACCGTCCTCAGTTCTACTTCCGTACCACTGACGTGACCGGTAACTGCGAACTGCCGGAAGGCGTTGAAATGGTAATGCCAGGTGACAACATCCAGATGACTGTCACCCTGATCAAGACCATCGCAATGGAAGACGGTCTGCGCTTCGCTATCCGTGAAGGCGGTCGCACCGTCGGCGCCGGCGTCGTAGCAAAAATTATTGAATAA
- the rplL gene encoding 50S ribosomal protein L7/L12: MSLTNEQIIEAIGQKTVLEIVELIKAMEETFGVTAAAAVAAGPATAAAAVEEQTEFNVVLTEAGDKKVNVIKAVRELTGLGLKEAKEKVDGAPQVIAEGVSKEAAEDAKKKLEEAGAKVELK; this comes from the coding sequence ATGTCTCTGACTAACGAGCAAATCATCGAAGCGATCGGCCAGAAAACTGTTCTGGAAATTGTTGAACTGATCAAAGCGATGGAAGAAACCTTCGGCGTTACCGCTGCTGCTGCTGTTGCCGCTGGCCCAGCTACCGCTGCTGCCGCTGTTGAAGAGCAGACCGAGTTCAACGTCGTTCTGACCGAAGCTGGCGACAAGAAAGTAAACGTGATCAAGGCCGTTCGTGAGCTGACCGGTCTGGGCCTGAAAGAAGCCAAAGAGAAAGTCGACGGCGCTCCTCAGGTTATCGCTGAAGGCGTTTCGAAAGAAGCCGCTGAAGACGCGAAGAAGAAGCTGGAAGAAGCTGGCGCTAAAGTCGAGCTGAAGTAA
- a CDS encoding peptidoglycan DD-metalloendopeptidase family protein — translation MTNEPPKAPPLYPKSHLLAASGIAALLSLALLVFPSSEVEAKKTTLNLELESPAEQLKDESRAAPLVQAEGEQGSPFAQIEDAAPETQNAKQEDAPAAEPVAETAKEPGHREVTVARGDTLSTLFAKVGLPSNAVHDLLASNKQAKQFSQLKHGQVLQFELDKDGQLASLHSKVSNLETIRLTKTDKGYTFNREISKPVVRTAYAHGVIKSSLSASAQRAGLSHSMTMDMARVLGYDIDFAQDIRPGDEFDVVYEQKVMDGKVVGTGNILSARFTNRGKTYTAVRYTNKQGNTSYYTADGNSLRKAFIRTPVDFARISSRFSAGRKHPILNKIRAHKGVDYAAPRGTPIKAAGDGRIELAGRRGGYGNTVIIQHGNRYKTLYGHMQGFAKGIKTGSMVKQGQIIGYIGTTGLSTGPHLHYEFQVNGVHVDPLSQKVPMADPIARNERQRFLQQSQPLIARMDQEKATLLAANKR, via the coding sequence ATGACCAACGAACCGCCTAAAGCGCCCCCGCTTTATCCGAAAAGCCATCTGTTGGCCGCCAGCGGCATCGCCGCCCTGCTCAGCCTGGCCCTGCTGGTGTTTCCCTCCAGCGAAGTGGAAGCCAAGAAAACCACCCTCAACCTCGAGCTGGAGAGCCCTGCCGAGCAGTTGAAGGACGAATCCCGCGCTGCGCCCCTGGTGCAGGCAGAAGGTGAGCAAGGCTCGCCATTCGCCCAGATCGAGGACGCCGCCCCCGAAACCCAGAACGCCAAGCAGGAAGACGCCCCTGCCGCAGAACCGGTCGCCGAAACCGCCAAGGAGCCCGGCCACCGTGAAGTCACAGTGGCCCGTGGCGACACGCTGTCCACCCTGTTCGCCAAGGTCGGCCTGCCGAGCAATGCAGTGCACGACCTGTTGGCCAGCAACAAGCAGGCCAAGCAGTTCAGCCAGCTCAAGCACGGCCAGGTGCTGCAGTTCGAACTCGACAAGGACGGCCAGCTGGCCAGCCTGCACAGCAAGGTCAGCAACCTTGAAACCATTCGCCTGACCAAGACCGACAAGGGCTATACCTTCAATCGCGAGATCAGCAAGCCGGTCGTGCGGACCGCCTATGCCCATGGCGTGATCAAAAGCTCGCTGTCGGCCTCGGCACAGCGCGCCGGCCTGTCCCACAGCATGACCATGGACATGGCTCGGGTGCTCGGCTATGACATCGATTTCGCCCAGGACATTCGCCCGGGCGACGAATTCGACGTGGTCTACGAGCAGAAGGTGATGGACGGCAAAGTCGTCGGCACCGGCAATATCCTCTCTGCGCGGTTCACCAACCGCGGCAAGACCTACACCGCCGTGCGCTACACCAACAAGCAGGGCAACACCAGCTACTACACCGCCGACGGCAACAGCCTGCGCAAGGCGTTCATCCGCACCCCGGTGGATTTCGCCCGCATCAGCTCGCGCTTCTCCGCAGGCCGCAAGCACCCGATCCTGAACAAGATCCGCGCGCACAAGGGTGTCGACTATGCCGCCCCTCGCGGCACCCCGATCAAGGCAGCTGGTGATGGCCGCATCGAACTGGCCGGGCGCCGTGGCGGTTACGGCAACACCGTGATCATCCAGCACGGCAACCGCTACAAGACGCTGTATGGCCACATGCAGGGCTTCGCCAAGGGCATCAAGACCGGCAGCATGGTCAAGCAAGGCCAGATCATCGGCTATATCGGTACCACCGGCCTGTCCACCGGCCCGCACCTGCACTACGAGTTCCAGGTCAACGGTGTGCACGTCGACCCGCTGAGTCAGAAAGTGCCAATGGCCGACCCGATCGCCCGCAACGAGCGCCAGCGCTTCCTGCAGCAGAGCCAGCCCCTGATTGCCCGCATGGATCAGGAAAAGGCCACCCTGCTCGCCGCGAACAAGCGCTGA
- the birA gene encoding bifunctional biotin--[acetyl-CoA-carboxylase] ligase/biotin operon repressor BirA yields the protein MLKLLNLLKDGKFHSGEALGAALGVSRSAVWKQLQHLESELNLTIHKVRGRGYQLAAPLALLDAQAIASFAAGEQWPVFIHETIDSTNAEGLRLAGEGQAAPFLVLAERQSAGRGRRGRQWVSPFAENLYYSLVLRVDGGMRQLEGLSLVVGLAVMRTLQAFGVKDVGLKWPNDVLVRGQKITGILLELVGDPADVCHVVLGIGINVNMQANDQVDQQWTSMRREVGAAIDRNRLVALLSQQLQHELARHRRYGFAAFQEEWEQAHLWQGRNVSLIAGSTRIDGVVLGVDGQGGLRLEVDGVEKSFSGGELSLRLRDDS from the coding sequence ATGCTGAAGTTGTTGAATCTTCTCAAGGATGGCAAGTTCCATTCCGGAGAAGCTCTGGGGGCAGCCCTCGGGGTGAGTCGCAGCGCCGTTTGGAAGCAGCTGCAGCACCTGGAGAGCGAGCTGAACCTCACCATTCACAAGGTTCGTGGGCGCGGCTATCAGTTGGCTGCGCCACTGGCTTTGCTCGATGCGCAGGCAATCGCCAGTTTTGCTGCCGGCGAGCAGTGGCCGGTTTTCATTCATGAGACGATCGACTCGACCAATGCCGAAGGCCTGCGGCTGGCAGGCGAAGGGCAGGCGGCTCCATTTTTGGTTCTGGCCGAACGGCAGAGCGCCGGCCGTGGTCGGCGTGGGCGGCAATGGGTCAGCCCGTTTGCCGAGAACCTCTATTACAGTCTGGTGCTTCGTGTGGATGGCGGCATGCGCCAGCTCGAGGGCCTGAGTCTGGTGGTGGGGTTGGCGGTAATGCGTACCCTGCAGGCGTTCGGGGTGAAGGATGTTGGGCTCAAGTGGCCCAACGACGTCCTTGTTCGCGGGCAGAAGATTACCGGCATTCTCCTTGAGCTGGTCGGCGACCCGGCAGATGTCTGTCATGTGGTGCTGGGTATCGGTATCAATGTGAACATGCAGGCCAACGATCAAGTCGACCAGCAATGGACTTCGATGCGCCGTGAGGTGGGTGCAGCAATTGACCGCAACCGCCTGGTCGCACTGCTCAGCCAACAGTTGCAGCATGAATTGGCCCGGCATCGTCGTTATGGTTTTGCCGCGTTCCAGGAAGAATGGGAGCAGGCGCACCTCTGGCAGGGGCGTAACGTTTCACTTATCGCCGGTAGCACGCGTATTGATGGCGTGGTTCTAGGCGTCGACGGGCAGGGCGGCTTGCGCCTTGAGGTGGACGGGGTGGAAAAGAGCTTCAGTGGTGGTGAGCTCAGTTTGAGGTTGCGTGATGATTCTTGA
- the nusG gene encoding transcription termination/antitermination protein NusG: protein MAKRWYVVHAYSGYEKHVMRSLIERVKLAGMEDGFGEILVPTEEVVEMRNGQKRKSERKFFPGYVLVQMEMNEGTWHLVKDTPRVMGFIGGTADKPAPITDKEAEAILRRVADGSDKPKPKTLFEPGEVVRVIDGPFADFNGSVEEVNYEKSRLQVAVLIFGRSTPVELEFSQVEKV from the coding sequence GTGGCTAAGCGTTGGTATGTTGTGCATGCTTACTCGGGTTACGAGAAGCATGTAATGCGCTCTCTGATCGAGCGCGTCAAGCTGGCTGGCATGGAAGACGGTTTCGGCGAGATCCTGGTCCCGACCGAAGAAGTCGTCGAAATGCGCAATGGCCAGAAGCGCAAGAGCGAGCGTAAATTCTTCCCTGGCTATGTTTTGGTCCAGATGGAGATGAACGAAGGGACTTGGCACTTGGTCAAGGATACCCCTCGCGTGATGGGCTTTATTGGTGGTACAGCAGACAAGCCTGCGCCAATCACCGATAAGGAAGCCGAGGCTATCCTGCGTCGCGTTGCCGACGGTAGTGACAAGCCGAAGCCGAAGACGTTGTTCGAGCCAGGTGAAGTGGTTCGGGTCATTGACGGTCCGTTTGCTGACTTCAATGGCAGCGTCGAAGAGGTTAACTACGAAAAGAGCCGCCTGCAGGTTGCAGTGCTCATTTTCGGTCGCTCTACTCCGGTGGAGCTCGAGTTCAGCCAGGTCGAAAAGGTCTAG
- the rplA gene encoding 50S ribosomal protein L1 produces the protein MAKLTKRQKAIAEKIEAGKAYNFEEAANLLASLPAAKFVESYDIAVNLGVDPRKSDQVVRSATVLPHGTGKTVRVAVFTQGPAAEAALAAGADRVGMDDLAAEMKGGDLNYDVVIASPDAMRVVGQLGQVLGPRGLMPNPKVGTVTPDVAGAVKNAKAGQVRYRTDKNGIIHTSVGKIGFEAGKLKENVEALIADLKRIKPASSKGIYVKRVTLSTTMGPGLVIDQSSLNV, from the coding sequence ATGGCTAAGCTGACCAAACGCCAAAAGGCAATCGCCGAGAAAATCGAAGCAGGCAAAGCCTACAACTTCGAAGAAGCGGCCAATCTGCTGGCCTCGCTGCCGGCTGCCAAGTTCGTAGAGTCCTACGACATCGCCGTTAACCTCGGTGTTGACCCGCGTAAATCCGACCAGGTCGTACGTAGCGCTACCGTGCTGCCGCACGGCACTGGCAAGACCGTTCGCGTTGCCGTCTTCACCCAGGGTCCAGCTGCTGAAGCCGCTCTGGCTGCCGGCGCTGACCGCGTAGGTATGGACGATCTGGCTGCCGAAATGAAAGGCGGCGACCTGAACTATGACGTCGTCATCGCATCGCCTGATGCCATGCGCGTTGTAGGTCAGCTGGGTCAGGTTCTGGGTCCTCGCGGCCTGATGCCTAACCCGAAAGTTGGTACCGTGACCCCAGACGTAGCCGGCGCCGTCAAGAACGCCAAGGCTGGTCAGGTTCGCTACCGTACCGACAAGAACGGTATCATCCACACCTCCGTTGGCAAGATCGGCTTCGAAGCCGGCAAGCTGAAGGAAAACGTTGAAGCCCTGATCGCTGATCTGAAGCGTATCAAGCCAGCTTCCTCGAAAGGTATCTACGTCAAGCGCGTTACCCTGAGCACCACCATGGGCCCAGGTCTGGTCATCGATCAGAGCTCGCTGAACGTGTAA